In one Arenibacter antarcticus genomic region, the following are encoded:
- a CDS encoding outer membrane beta-barrel protein has protein sequence MKKIIHTNYVKYFLVSVLTLLSAHIFSQDKEQKDTKFSLTGSVDAYYRVNLNRDNGFDDSSKLPNAAPGSSFANLPGFALGMANAIISYEGEKVGFVSDLVFGPRGTDAIFASPIYSATGNIVNQLYVYWKVHESVKLTFGNFNTFFGYEVISPMGNFNYSTSYLFSYGPFSHTGLKVDIALSDTFSLMLAAMNPTDQTELNSTGKYAFGAQLGYNGQYLNVLTDDGAYEIDFTGGLDVSDQFYLGINAALYDHDGLGFAGVALYPQYATSDNFSLGLRGEYFTEMGDYGAIGTGEADSDVFAITLTGSAKIGDLTIKPEIRLDSSSDESFNFLDKNLQPQKSMSSLVIAAIYAF, from the coding sequence ATGAAAAAGATCATTCACACAAATTACGTAAAATATTTCCTAGTATCCGTATTAACCCTCCTATCTGCCCACATTTTTTCGCAGGATAAGGAGCAAAAAGATACCAAATTCTCCCTAACAGGAAGCGTAGACGCTTATTATCGGGTTAACCTGAACAGGGATAATGGTTTTGACGATTCCTCCAAATTACCCAACGCCGCTCCCGGCAGCTCTTTTGCCAATTTACCTGGATTTGCTTTGGGAATGGCCAATGCCATAATAAGTTACGAAGGAGAGAAAGTAGGTTTTGTCAGCGATTTGGTATTTGGCCCTAGGGGCACCGATGCTATTTTTGCTTCTCCAATTTATTCCGCAACCGGAAATATAGTGAACCAACTATATGTGTATTGGAAGGTACATGAATCGGTGAAATTGACTTTCGGAAATTTTAATACGTTTTTTGGGTACGAGGTAATTTCCCCAATGGGAAATTTCAATTATAGCACCTCCTATTTATTTTCTTATGGACCGTTTTCACATACTGGCCTAAAAGTAGATATCGCCTTGTCCGACACATTTAGTCTTATGTTAGCAGCAATGAACCCCACCGATCAAACGGAATTAAATTCCACAGGAAAATACGCCTTTGGCGCACAATTAGGCTATAACGGGCAGTATTTGAATGTATTGACCGATGATGGAGCTTATGAGATTGACTTTACTGGTGGATTGGATGTATCCGATCAGTTTTATCTGGGAATAAACGCTGCTCTTTATGATCATGACGGCCTAGGGTTTGCTGGAGTTGCGCTTTATCCACAATACGCTACTTCAGATAATTTCTCCCTTGGATTAAGGGGGGAATATTTCACTGAAATGGGCGATTATGGTGCCATTGGCACCGGTGAAGCGGACTCCGATGTTTTCGCCATAACACTAACAGGAAGCGCTAAAATAGGAGATTTGACCATAAAACCGGAAATTAGACTGGACAGTTCATCGGATGAATCCTTTAATTTTTTGGATAAAAATCTACAACCCCAAAAAAGCATGTCCTCCCTGGTAATTGCAGCTATATATGCTTTTTAG
- a CDS encoding ammonium transporter — translation MDIGLFTANNVWMMICTALVFFMHLGFSLLEIGLTRQKNTINILFKNIFIICTGLILYYFIGFNLMYPGSFNGFFGFAGFGLEAPLLANGSLDLSYNEGYTYWTDFLFQGMFAATAATIVSGAVAERIKLGQFMLFTVLYIAFIYPIVGSWQWGGGFLSTLGGENAGFHDFAGSTLVHSVGGWAALMAIYILGPRIGKFGEDGKPNAIPGHNIPLATAGVLILWLGWFGFNGGSVLSADPASTSIVLVTTCLAGAAGGIGAFILYYIRYKNYDLTMMLNGILGGLVGITAGADLMSPSEAILIGAIAGCVIILGVALIDRLRLDDPVGAVAVHLICGIWGTLAVGIFGAKAGITQFLYQLSGVAIVGLFCSVMAFIILTTIKKASGIRVSTEEEMEGLDIHEHGMDAYADFRMNQH, via the coding sequence ATGGACATAGGACTATTTACAGCAAACAATGTATGGATGATGATCTGTACGGCTCTCGTATTTTTCATGCATTTAGGATTTTCATTATTAGAAATTGGTCTAACAAGACAAAAAAACACTATCAATATACTATTCAAGAACATATTTATCATCTGTACTGGACTAATACTTTACTATTTCATAGGTTTTAACCTCATGTACCCAGGTAGTTTTAACGGGTTTTTTGGTTTTGCAGGATTTGGCCTAGAAGCCCCCTTATTAGCTAACGGCAGTTTAGACCTCAGCTATAATGAAGGGTATACTTATTGGACAGATTTCTTGTTCCAAGGAATGTTTGCTGCCACGGCAGCAACGATTGTCTCCGGGGCGGTTGCAGAAAGAATAAAATTGGGACAGTTTATGTTGTTCACCGTTTTATATATCGCTTTTATATATCCTATAGTAGGATCTTGGCAATGGGGTGGAGGATTTTTATCCACACTTGGCGGTGAGAATGCCGGATTTCACGATTTCGCAGGGTCAACCTTAGTACATTCCGTTGGGGGATGGGCCGCATTAATGGCAATTTATATTTTAGGACCAAGAATAGGTAAATTTGGCGAAGACGGAAAGCCCAATGCCATTCCAGGCCATAATATTCCTTTGGCTACCGCTGGGGTACTTATTCTATGGTTAGGCTGGTTTGGCTTTAATGGAGGTTCTGTATTATCGGCAGATCCAGCCAGTACTTCCATCGTCTTGGTCACCACCTGTCTCGCTGGTGCTGCAGGTGGAATAGGGGCGTTTATACTTTACTATATACGCTACAAAAATTACGACCTTACCATGATGCTAAATGGAATTTTGGGCGGATTGGTAGGTATCACCGCAGGGGCAGATTTAATGTCGCCCTCAGAAGCCATTCTTATTGGGGCAATAGCTGGATGTGTAATTATTCTCGGAGTTGCATTGATCGATCGCCTAAGATTAGATGATCCTGTAGGAGCCGTTGCCGTACACCTTATATGTGGCATATGGGGCACTCTAGCCGTGGGTATTTTTGGCGCCAAGGCCGGAATCACACAGTTTCTATATCAACTTTCAGGAGTTGCCATTGTTGGACTGTTCTGTTCTGTTATGGCGTTTATAATTCTAACGACCATTAAAAAAGCATCGGGAATTAGGGTGTCTACAGAAGAGGAAATGGAAGGCTTGGATATTCACGAACACGGTATGGATGCCTACGCCGATTTTAGAATGAACCAACATTAA
- a CDS encoding DUF1684 domain-containing protein: MWRLTLISIICLLGCKESKKYHDTQHTSELVANAGELTDVFQFQDKLNREFKNPETSPLPDRYRKNFTSLDFFVPDSTYRITAKFTRTPEALPFFMPTTTGGKTEELVYAIINFQLNGKEHELEVYQNTELIQQAQYKDYLFLPFSDLTNGEETYGGGRYLDLRIPEGNTIVLDFNKAYNPYCAYNAKYSCPVVPKQNRLDTHISAGVKTFSN, translated from the coding sequence ATGTGGAGATTGACGTTGATTTCAATTATTTGTTTATTAGGTTGTAAGGAGAGCAAGAAGTATCACGATACCCAGCATACTAGTGAATTGGTAGCGAATGCTGGTGAGTTGACCGATGTTTTTCAATTTCAGGATAAATTGAACAGGGAATTCAAGAACCCAGAAACTTCGCCATTACCAGATCGATATCGAAAGAACTTTACAAGTTTAGATTTTTTTGTTCCAGATAGTACGTATCGGATTACAGCAAAATTTACTAGAACTCCAGAGGCCTTGCCTTTTTTTATGCCTACAACCACTGGTGGAAAAACAGAGGAACTGGTTTATGCAATAATCAATTTTCAACTGAATGGAAAGGAACATGAATTGGAAGTATATCAAAACACCGAATTAATACAACAGGCGCAATATAAAGACTATCTTTTCTTGCCATTTTCCGATCTTACCAATGGGGAGGAAACTTATGGGGGCGGAAGATATTTGGACTTGCGAATTCCCGAAGGGAATACTATTGTGTTAGATTTCAACAAGGCCTACAACCCTTATTGTGCTTATAACGCAAAATATTCCTGTCCCGTTGTTCCTAAACAAAACAGGTTGGACACCCACATTAGTGCTGGGGTAAAGACGTTTTCCAACTAA